The sequence GTCGATCGCAATCCTCACCTTCGCCGCGCTCACGACGGTTGCGCAGGCGCAAGAAAAAACAGGCGACAAATCCAGCGACATCATCGCGCGCGGCGAATATCTCGCGCGCGCCGGCGACTGCACCGCCTGTCACACCGCGCCCGAAGGACGCCTGTTCGCCGGCGGTCGCGCCATGCCGACCCCGTTCGGCACGCTCTACACCTCCAACATCACGCCCGATCCGGAGACCGGGATCGGCAAGTGGAGCGCTGACGATTTCTACAAGACCATGCACAGCGGCCGCTACCCCGACGGCGGGCTGATCTATCCGGCGATGCCGTTCGCCTCCTACACCAAGGTCACGCGCGCCGACAGCGACGCGATCTTCGCCTATTTGCGCTCGATCCCGCCGGTGAATCAGAAGAACCGGCCGCACGACCTCCGCTTCCCCTATGACAACCGCCAGCTCATCCTCGGCTGGCGCACGCTGTTCTTCCGCGAGGGCGAGTTCAAGCCCGACCCGACCAAGTCGGCGGAATGGAATCGCGGCGCCTATCTGGTCGAAGGCCTCGGCCATTGCGGCATGTGCCATTCGCCGATCAACGCACTCGGCGGCACCTCGCAATCGGACGCCTTCAAGGGCGGCCTGATCCCGATGCAGAACTGGTACGCGCCGTCCCTCACCTCCAACCGCGAGGCGGGACTGGGTGACTGGAGCATCAAGGACATTACTGATCTGCTCCAGACCGGCGTTTCGGCGCGGGGCGTCGTCTACGGCCCGATGGCCGAGGTCGTGCACAACAGCCTGCAATATCTCAGCGACGAGGACACGCGCGCGATGGCGGTGTACCTCAAGGGCATCTCTGAACCCTCGCCGCCGCCGCCGGCAAGCTCGGCGTTGCCGACCACCGAGAGTAGCCTGCTGATCAGCCTCGGCAAGACCGTCTACGACAAGAACTGCGCGAGTTGTCACGGCACGCAGGGCGAAGGCAAGCCGCCGCACTGGCCGCCGCTCGCCAACAACCAGTCGATCGAGATGCAGTCGGCGGTCAACCCGATCCGCATGGTGCTCAATGGCGGCTATCCACCCGGCACCAAGGGCAACCCGATGCCCTACGGCATGCCGCCTTTCGCCGGCCTCCTCTCCGACAATGAGGTCGCCGCCGTTGTCTCCTACATCCGCACCGCCTGGGGCAATCGCGGTACGCCGGTCTCGGCGCGCGAGGCCAACGAGCTGCGCTCCGCACCGCTGAACTGAGATCCGTCATGATCAATTCCGATCCGCCGACCAGCCCAGCCGCCGCCGATCAGGCCGTCGAGGAGGTTGTGGCACAAGGTCCCTCCGGCGCGCTTCTGCTCGCCGGTATCGCCACCGCCTGCGTGGTCGCGATGTGGCTCGCCTTCTATCTGTTCGTCTTCCTGCCGCGCGGGCCGCTGCAATGAGCACTGAGGAAACCCATGGAAACGGCAGCGCCAGCGCCGAGGTCGCGGCCCGCGTCGAGCGGCGCTGGGCGACCATTGCCGTGATCATCATCGTGATGATGGCGCTGCTCGCGGCCTTCGCCGGCATCCACCGCGCGACCATGCCGCAGCCACGCGTCGAGACCACCGATCCCTCGCGGATTCATCTGTCCGGCGAATTCGTCGAGAGCAATCTCGGCAGCGTGCTGGAGGCCAACGGCAATGTCACCGTGCGCGCGATCGGCCAGCAATATTCCTTCACGCCGGCCTGCATCGTGGTGCCCGTGGACACGCCGATCACGCTGCGTGCCACCAGCGCCGACGTCGTGCACGGCATCCTGATCCAGGGCACCAACATCAATACCATGCTGGTGCCGGGCTACATCTCCGAGCAGCTGATGCGCTTTGCGAGGACCGGCGACTATCTGATGCCCTGCCAGGAGTTTTGTTCCTTCGGTCATGAGGGCATGTGGGGCAAGGTCAAGGTGATCGACAAGATCGAATTCGCGGGTCGTGCGAAAGGCGGCGGGAGGCTGAGCTGTGTTGGTCAATAGGAAGCTCATCCTCGCCCATTTCTGGCTCGCCTTCGCGGTGTTCGGCATCGCGCTGACGCTTGGCGCCTGGCAGATGTTCATCCGCAGTCCGATCGGGACCTGGCTGTCCAATCCCGAGCTCTACTACCGCTCGCTCACCGCCCACGGCACGGTGATGGGCTACGTCTTCCCGACGCTGGTCGCGATGGGTTTTGGCTATGCCATCAGCGAGTCCGCGCTGGAGCAGCGCCTGGTCGGCGTGCGCTGGGCCTGGACCGGCTTCTGGCTGATCGTCATCGGCAGCGTCATGGCGGTGATTCCGGTCGCGTTGGGGCGCGCCTCGGTGCTCTACACCTTCTATCCGCCGCTGATCGGCAACGTCTTCTACTATCTCGGCGTCGTGCTGGTCGTG is a genomic window of Bradyrhizobium sp. CB1717 containing:
- a CDS encoding cytochrome C oxidase subunit II, giving the protein MSTEETHGNGSASAEVAARVERRWATIAVIIIVMMALLAAFAGIHRATMPQPRVETTDPSRIHLSGEFVESNLGSVLEANGNVTVRAIGQQYSFTPACIVVPVDTPITLRATSADVVHGILIQGTNINTMLVPGYISEQLMRFARTGDYLMPCQEFCSFGHEGMWGKVKVIDKIEFAGRAKGGGRLSCVGQ
- a CDS encoding cytochrome c, whose translation is MGSKLSIAILTFAALTTVAQAQEKTGDKSSDIIARGEYLARAGDCTACHTAPEGRLFAGGRAMPTPFGTLYTSNITPDPETGIGKWSADDFYKTMHSGRYPDGGLIYPAMPFASYTKVTRADSDAIFAYLRSIPPVNQKNRPHDLRFPYDNRQLILGWRTLFFREGEFKPDPTKSAEWNRGAYLVEGLGHCGMCHSPINALGGTSQSDAFKGGLIPMQNWYAPSLTSNREAGLGDWSIKDITDLLQTGVSARGVVYGPMAEVVHNSLQYLSDEDTRAMAVYLKGISEPSPPPPASSALPTTESSLLISLGKTVYDKNCASCHGTQGEGKPPHWPPLANNQSIEMQSAVNPIRMVLNGGYPPGTKGNPMPYGMPPFAGLLSDNEVAAVVSYIRTAWGNRGTPVSAREANELRSAPLN